The Planctomycetota bacterium genome window below encodes:
- a CDS encoding DUF1501 domain-containing protein, whose translation MGDARRSATRSDLPVSRRTGLRLGLGGLAGGTLGGICGLLGAAQGAGPAPATARAKACILVWLDGGPTHLETFDPKPDAPAETRGEFAAISTAVPGTQICEHLPELAKIADRYALVRSVCHDQGNHGAGNHYMMTGAPPRIPVGCGAFVSFHPSLGSVVAHERTAPHGMPAYFSMPSMTRSGGPSFLGARHAPFVIADDPNAKGFRVRDLALPAGIESDRFAARQDLRRLVDRLPRHDDPAVADPVRVLDDYYAQGERLVTTPEAQQAFDIAAEPDAVRDAYGRDGLGQRALLARRLVEAGVPFVTINDGGWDHHADLFGALEKRLPAFDRTIAALIGDLDRRGLLDTTMVIVLGEFGRTPKLSVLPGQTKAGRDHWSSAMSILFAGGGTPGGLVVGATDRLGHAARDRVLAPENFVATVYAKLGIDPGMHFITPAGRPTFLVADPTPIAELMG comes from the coding sequence ATGGGTGACGCGCGACGCAGTGCAACTCGCTCCGACTTGCCGGTCTCGCGGCGCACGGGCCTGCGCCTCGGACTCGGTGGCCTCGCCGGCGGCACACTCGGCGGGATCTGCGGCCTCCTCGGGGCGGCGCAGGGCGCGGGGCCGGCTCCGGCGACGGCCCGGGCGAAGGCCTGCATCCTCGTCTGGCTCGACGGCGGACCGACCCACCTCGAGACGTTCGATCCCAAGCCCGACGCCCCTGCCGAGACGCGCGGGGAGTTTGCCGCGATTTCCACCGCCGTGCCGGGCACGCAGATCTGCGAGCACCTTCCCGAGCTGGCGAAGATCGCCGACCGCTACGCGCTGGTTCGCTCGGTCTGCCACGACCAGGGTAATCACGGTGCCGGCAATCATTACATGATGACCGGCGCTCCGCCGCGGATCCCCGTCGGCTGCGGCGCGTTCGTCAGCTTTCACCCGAGTCTGGGAAGCGTCGTCGCCCACGAGCGCACCGCGCCCCACGGCATGCCGGCCTACTTCTCGATGCCGAGCATGACGCGCTCGGGGGGCCCGAGCTTCCTCGGCGCCCGCCACGCGCCGTTCGTGATTGCCGACGATCCCAACGCCAAGGGATTCCGCGTCCGCGACCTCGCCCTCCCGGCCGGGATCGAGTCGGACCGGTTCGCCGCCCGGCAGGACCTGCGCCGCCTCGTCGATCGCCTGCCGCGGCACGACGATCCCGCCGTCGCCGATCCGGTCCGGGTTCTCGACGACTACTACGCCCAGGGGGAGAGGCTCGTGACGACACCGGAGGCGCAGCAGGCCTTCGACATCGCCGCCGAACCCGACGCGGTCCGCGACGCCTATGGCCGCGACGGCCTCGGCCAGCGGGCCCTGCTGGCACGGCGCCTCGTCGAGGCGGGCGTTCCGTTCGTGACGATCAACGACGGCGGCTGGGACCACCATGCCGATCTCTTCGGGGCGCTCGAGAAGCGGCTCCCCGCCTTCGACCGGACGATCGCCGCGCTGATCGGCGACCTCGACCGACGCGGCCTCCTCGACACGACGATGGTCATCGTCCTCGGCGAGTTCGGCCGGACGCCGAAGCTGTCGGTCCTGCCGGGGCAGACGAAGGCCGGCCGCGACCACTGGTCGAGCGCGATGTCGATCCTGTTTGCCGGCGGGGGCACGCCGGGCGGGCTCGTCGTCGGCGCGACCGACCGGCTCGGCCATGCCGCCCGCGACCGCGTCCTCGCGCCGGAAAACTTCGTCGCCACCGTGTATGCCAAGCTCGGCATCGATCCGGGGATGCACTTCATCACCCCTGCCGGCCGGCCGACGTTTCTCGTGGCCGATCCGACCCCGATCGCGGAACTGATGGGGTGA